A stretch of the Calypte anna isolate BGI_N300 chromosome 5, bCalAnn1_v1.p, whole genome shotgun sequence genome encodes the following:
- the YPEL4 gene encoding protein yippee-like 4 isoform X1 — protein MGPPPRHHLPPRTFRSYLPRSHRTYSCIHCRAHLARHEELISKVSPVSPSFQGSHGRAYLFNSVVNVGCGPAEQRLLLTGLHSVADIFCQSCKTTLGWKYEQAFESSQKYKEGKFIIEMSHMVKENGWD, from the exons ATGGGACCTCCCCCTCGCCACCACCTGCCCCCCCGCACCTTCCGCAGCTACCTGCCCCGCTCCCACCGCACTTACAGCTGCATCCACTGCCGAGCACACCTGGCCCGGCACGAGGAGCTCATCTCCAaggtgtccccagtgtcccca TCCTTCCAGGGCAGTCACGGCCGTGCCTACCTCTTCAACTCTGT GGTGAACGTGGGCTGTGGCCCGGCCGAGCAGCGGCTGCTGCTGACAGGGCTGCACTCAGTGGCTGACATCTTCTGCCAGAGCTGCAAGACCACCCTGGGCTGGAAATAC GAGCAGGCCTTCGAGAGCAGCCAGAAGTATAAGGAGGGGAAGTTCATCATTGAGATGTCACACATGGTGAAGGAGAACGGCTGGGACTGA
- the YPEL4 gene encoding protein yippee-like 4 isoform X2 → MGPPPRHHLPPRTFRSYLPRSHRTYSCIHCRAHLARHEELISKSFQGSHGRAYLFNSVVNVGCGPAEQRLLLTGLHSVADIFCQSCKTTLGWKYEQAFESSQKYKEGKFIIEMSHMVKENGWD, encoded by the exons ATGGGACCTCCCCCTCGCCACCACCTGCCCCCCCGCACCTTCCGCAGCTACCTGCCCCGCTCCCACCGCACTTACAGCTGCATCCACTGCCGAGCACACCTGGCCCGGCACGAGGAGCTCATCTCCAag TCCTTCCAGGGCAGTCACGGCCGTGCCTACCTCTTCAACTCTGT GGTGAACGTGGGCTGTGGCCCGGCCGAGCAGCGGCTGCTGCTGACAGGGCTGCACTCAGTGGCTGACATCTTCTGCCAGAGCTGCAAGACCACCCTGGGCTGGAAATAC GAGCAGGCCTTCGAGAGCAGCCAGAAGTATAAGGAGGGGAAGTTCATCATTGAGATGTCACACATGGTGAAGGAGAACGGCTGGGACTGA
- the SERPING1 gene encoding plasma protease C1 inhibitor isoform X2 — MGGASPHPPHPLSRDGSRRGNETEPVLGEGSTPATAAPAPSAPRYRHCRSSLPGSPCSRHPLLRDSDSGTPLSGAPRPPTMILRMLLEWLVATATVTPVPEVSPNLPELLLQPPLVTPYPAPAPPGDMRGLVLPEPSPPAGMASPSPPGTPEEPVTTANSSTPEPPGSPSPPCPGDEEPEAACGEPSGEQQAAVAEAVGTFTLRFYQHMAAAAQPGTNLLFSPINVAMGLAHLLLGARGETRDRLATVLGLPPELGCLHSALRQLATAPGLFSATQIFHQPAAWHVPLDPEQTVPLPFLRPGRPPLLVPTMTSKKYPVGSFTDRHLQAQVGRLELSDGLSLVVLVPWGPLGSLGALERALDPPTFLGLLRRAAHTPLRPTALALPRLRLDTAIDVVALVHDMDFGLFLDAELCGLAWGPGVAVDTARHRAVLTLDEAGVEAAGAMATSVARSALLLEALRPFLFILWHDNGSVPIFMGRLSNPQP, encoded by the exons ATGGGCGGGGcctctccccacccaccccatccCTTATCGCGGGACGGGTCCCGACGGGGAAACGAAACCGAACCGGTGCTGGGGGAGGGCAGCACCCCGGCAACGGCAGCCCCGGCTCCCTCAGCTCCCCGGTACCGACACTGCCGATCCTCGCTCCCCGGCAGTCCCTGCTCCCGGCACCCCCTGCTCCGGGACTCTGATTCCGGCACTCCCCTCTCCGGGGCTCCCCG GCCCCCAACCATGATTCTCCGGATGCTCCTGGAGTGGCTCGTGGCCACGGCTACTGTCACCCCG GTGCCTGAAGTTTCTCCCAAccttccagagctgctcctgcagcccccactgGTGACCCCCtatcctgccccagcccctccagggGATATGAGGGGCCTTGTCCTGCCAGAGCCCAGCCCCCCTGCGGGCAtggcctcccccagccccccaggtACACCCGAGGAGCCAGTCACTACAGCCAACAGCAGCACCCCAGAGCCCCCCGGCAGCCCCAGCCCACCGTGCCCTGGAGATGAGGAGCCAGAAGCAGCCTGCGGGGAGCCCTCgggggagcagcaggcagctgtggCCGAAGCCGTGGGCACCTTCACCCTCCGCTTCTACCagcacatggcagcagctgcacagcctGGCACCAATCTGCTCTTCTCCCCGATCAACGTGGCCATGGGGCTGGCGCACCTGCTGTTGG GTGCCCGTGGTGAGACCCGTGACCGCCTGGCCACTGTCCTGGGGCTGCCCCCAGAGCTAGGCTGCCTGCACAGTGCCCTCCGGCAGCTCGCCACCGCACCCGGGCTCTTCTCAGCCACCCAGATCTTCCACCAGCCAG ctgcCTGGCATGTGCCGCTGGACCCGGAGCAGACAGTGCCTCTGCCCTTCCTGCGCCCCGGCCGCCCCCCACTCCTGGTGCCCACCATGACCAGCAAGAAATACCCAGTGGGGTCCTTCACCGACCGCCACCTGCAGGCACAG GTGGGGCGGCTGGAGCTGAGTGATGGGCTGAgcctggtggtgctggtgccaTGGGGACCCCTGGGGTCACTGGGGGCCCTGGAGCGGGCGCTGGACCCCCCAACCTTCCTGGGACTGCTGCGGCGGGCAGCCCACACCCCCCTCCGCCCCACTGCCCTGGCCCTGCCCAGGCTGCGCCTCGATACTGCCATCGATGTGGTGGCCCTGGTCCACGACATGG ACTTCGGGCTCTTCCTGGATGCGGAGCTGTGTGGGCTGGCCTGGGGCCCAGGTGTGGCAGTGGACACGGCACGGCACCGGGCAGTGCTGACGCTGGACGAGGCAGGTGTGGAGGCAGCAGGGGCCATGGCAACATCGGTGGCCcgctcagccctgctgctggaggcCCTGCGCcccttcctcttcatcctctgGCATGACAATGGCAGTGTCCCCATCTTCATGGGCCGCCTCAGCAACCCCCAGCCCTGA
- the SERPING1 gene encoding plasma protease C1 inhibitor isoform X1 yields MGGASPHPPHPLSRDGSRRGNETEPVLGEGSTPATAAPAPSAPRYRHCRSSLPGSPCSRHPLLRDSDSGTPLSGAPRPPTMILRMLLEWLVATATVTPVPEVSPNLPELLLQPPLVTPYPAPAPPGDMRGLVLPEPSPPAGMASPSPPGTPEEPVTTANSSTPEPPGSPSPPCPGDEEPEAACGEPSGEQQAAVAEAVGTFTLRFYQHMAAAAQPGTNLLFSPINVAMGLAHLLLGARGETRDRLATVLGLPPELGCLHSALRQLATAPGLFSATQIFHQPGLRLRPRFLNQSWHLYGARPSALSGNETLDLLQVNQWVWEASGGLLPELLPAMPPQAQLLLLSAVHLRAAWHVPLDPEQTVPLPFLRPGRPPLLVPTMTSKKYPVGSFTDRHLQAQVGRLELSDGLSLVVLVPWGPLGSLGALERALDPPTFLGLLRRAAHTPLRPTALALPRLRLDTAIDVVALVHDMDFGLFLDAELCGLAWGPGVAVDTARHRAVLTLDEAGVEAAGAMATSVARSALLLEALRPFLFILWHDNGSVPIFMGRLSNPQP; encoded by the exons ATGGGCGGGGcctctccccacccaccccatccCTTATCGCGGGACGGGTCCCGACGGGGAAACGAAACCGAACCGGTGCTGGGGGAGGGCAGCACCCCGGCAACGGCAGCCCCGGCTCCCTCAGCTCCCCGGTACCGACACTGCCGATCCTCGCTCCCCGGCAGTCCCTGCTCCCGGCACCCCCTGCTCCGGGACTCTGATTCCGGCACTCCCCTCTCCGGGGCTCCCCG GCCCCCAACCATGATTCTCCGGATGCTCCTGGAGTGGCTCGTGGCCACGGCTACTGTCACCCCG GTGCCTGAAGTTTCTCCCAAccttccagagctgctcctgcagcccccactgGTGACCCCCtatcctgccccagcccctccagggGATATGAGGGGCCTTGTCCTGCCAGAGCCCAGCCCCCCTGCGGGCAtggcctcccccagccccccaggtACACCCGAGGAGCCAGTCACTACAGCCAACAGCAGCACCCCAGAGCCCCCCGGCAGCCCCAGCCCACCGTGCCCTGGAGATGAGGAGCCAGAAGCAGCCTGCGGGGAGCCCTCgggggagcagcaggcagctgtggCCGAAGCCGTGGGCACCTTCACCCTCCGCTTCTACCagcacatggcagcagctgcacagcctGGCACCAATCTGCTCTTCTCCCCGATCAACGTGGCCATGGGGCTGGCGCACCTGCTGTTGG GTGCCCGTGGTGAGACCCGTGACCGCCTGGCCACTGTCCTGGGGCTGCCCCCAGAGCTAGGCTGCCTGCACAGTGCCCTCCGGCAGCTCGCCACCGCACCCGGGCTCTTCTCAGCCACCCAGATCTTCCACCAGCCAG GGCTGCGCCTCCGGCCCCGCTTCCTCAACCAGTCCTGGCACTTGTATGGCGCCCGGCCCAGCGCCCTGAGCGGCAACGAGACCCTGGACCTGCTGCAGGTCAACCAGTGGGTGTGGGAGGCCAGTGGGGGGTTGCTGCCCGAACTGCTGCCTGCCATGCCCCCCcaggcacagctgctgctgctcagtgccGTGCATCTCCGTG ctgcCTGGCATGTGCCGCTGGACCCGGAGCAGACAGTGCCTCTGCCCTTCCTGCGCCCCGGCCGCCCCCCACTCCTGGTGCCCACCATGACCAGCAAGAAATACCCAGTGGGGTCCTTCACCGACCGCCACCTGCAGGCACAG GTGGGGCGGCTGGAGCTGAGTGATGGGCTGAgcctggtggtgctggtgccaTGGGGACCCCTGGGGTCACTGGGGGCCCTGGAGCGGGCGCTGGACCCCCCAACCTTCCTGGGACTGCTGCGGCGGGCAGCCCACACCCCCCTCCGCCCCACTGCCCTGGCCCTGCCCAGGCTGCGCCTCGATACTGCCATCGATGTGGTGGCCCTGGTCCACGACATGG ACTTCGGGCTCTTCCTGGATGCGGAGCTGTGTGGGCTGGCCTGGGGCCCAGGTGTGGCAGTGGACACGGCACGGCACCGGGCAGTGCTGACGCTGGACGAGGCAGGTGTGGAGGCAGCAGGGGCCATGGCAACATCGGTGGCCcgctcagccctgctgctggaggcCCTGCGCcccttcctcttcatcctctgGCATGACAATGGCAGTGTCCCCATCTTCATGGGCCGCCTCAGCAACCCCCAGCCCTGA
- the SERPING1 gene encoding plasma protease C1 inhibitor isoform X3 — protein MILRMLLEWLVATATVTPVPEVSPNLPELLLQPPLVTPYPAPAPPGDMRGLVLPEPSPPAGMASPSPPGTPEEPVTTANSSTPEPPGSPSPPCPGDEEPEAACGEPSGEQQAAVAEAVGTFTLRFYQHMAAAAQPGTNLLFSPINVAMGLAHLLLGARGETRDRLATVLGLPPELGCLHSALRQLATAPGLFSATQIFHQPGLRLRPRFLNQSWHLYGARPSALSGNETLDLLQVNQWVWEASGGLLPELLPAMPPQAQLLLLSAVHLRAAWHVPLDPEQTVPLPFLRPGRPPLLVPTMTSKKYPVGSFTDRHLQAQVGRLELSDGLSLVVLVPWGPLGSLGALERALDPPTFLGLLRRAAHTPLRPTALALPRLRLDTAIDVVALVHDMDFGLFLDAELCGLAWGPGVAVDTARHRAVLTLDEAGVEAAGAMATSVARSALLLEALRPFLFILWHDNGSVPIFMGRLSNPQP, from the exons ATGATTCTCCGGATGCTCCTGGAGTGGCTCGTGGCCACGGCTACTGTCACCCCG GTGCCTGAAGTTTCTCCCAAccttccagagctgctcctgcagcccccactgGTGACCCCCtatcctgccccagcccctccagggGATATGAGGGGCCTTGTCCTGCCAGAGCCCAGCCCCCCTGCGGGCAtggcctcccccagccccccaggtACACCCGAGGAGCCAGTCACTACAGCCAACAGCAGCACCCCAGAGCCCCCCGGCAGCCCCAGCCCACCGTGCCCTGGAGATGAGGAGCCAGAAGCAGCCTGCGGGGAGCCCTCgggggagcagcaggcagctgtggCCGAAGCCGTGGGCACCTTCACCCTCCGCTTCTACCagcacatggcagcagctgcacagcctGGCACCAATCTGCTCTTCTCCCCGATCAACGTGGCCATGGGGCTGGCGCACCTGCTGTTGG GTGCCCGTGGTGAGACCCGTGACCGCCTGGCCACTGTCCTGGGGCTGCCCCCAGAGCTAGGCTGCCTGCACAGTGCCCTCCGGCAGCTCGCCACCGCACCCGGGCTCTTCTCAGCCACCCAGATCTTCCACCAGCCAG GGCTGCGCCTCCGGCCCCGCTTCCTCAACCAGTCCTGGCACTTGTATGGCGCCCGGCCCAGCGCCCTGAGCGGCAACGAGACCCTGGACCTGCTGCAGGTCAACCAGTGGGTGTGGGAGGCCAGTGGGGGGTTGCTGCCCGAACTGCTGCCTGCCATGCCCCCCcaggcacagctgctgctgctcagtgccGTGCATCTCCGTG ctgcCTGGCATGTGCCGCTGGACCCGGAGCAGACAGTGCCTCTGCCCTTCCTGCGCCCCGGCCGCCCCCCACTCCTGGTGCCCACCATGACCAGCAAGAAATACCCAGTGGGGTCCTTCACCGACCGCCACCTGCAGGCACAG GTGGGGCGGCTGGAGCTGAGTGATGGGCTGAgcctggtggtgctggtgccaTGGGGACCCCTGGGGTCACTGGGGGCCCTGGAGCGGGCGCTGGACCCCCCAACCTTCCTGGGACTGCTGCGGCGGGCAGCCCACACCCCCCTCCGCCCCACTGCCCTGGCCCTGCCCAGGCTGCGCCTCGATACTGCCATCGATGTGGTGGCCCTGGTCCACGACATGG ACTTCGGGCTCTTCCTGGATGCGGAGCTGTGTGGGCTGGCCTGGGGCCCAGGTGTGGCAGTGGACACGGCACGGCACCGGGCAGTGCTGACGCTGGACGAGGCAGGTGTGGAGGCAGCAGGGGCCATGGCAACATCGGTGGCCcgctcagccctgctgctggaggcCCTGCGCcccttcctcttcatcctctgGCATGACAATGGCAGTGTCCCCATCTTCATGGGCCGCCTCAGCAACCCCCAGCCCTGA
- the UBE2L6 gene encoding ubiquitin/ISG15-conjugating enzyme E2 L6 isoform X2: protein MAQRLAKELAECRRWEGVRDLRSVERNVLRWEGLLLPNTPPYNMGAFRFELTFPPEYPLAPPRATLCTPIYHPAVDPHGGVCQTLTNHKEWKPTTRALQVLQDLLQLLDHPDPQWALRPELARELRDQPQVFYRKAEEHTHRHAEPRHGPPRTLEDMTPPSGNPSGTSGGSQHPTSCS from the exons ATGGCCCAGAGACTCGCTAAG GAGCTCGCCGAGTGTCGGCGCTGGGAAGGGGTCCGCGACCTGCGGTCGGTGGAGCGGAACGTGTTGCGCTGGGAGGGACTGCTGCTGCCC AACACTCCCCCGTACAACATGGGTGCCTTCCGCTTCGAGCTGACCTTCCCCCCTGAGTACCCCCTGGCCCCCCCCCGTGCCACCCTTTGCACCCCCATCTACCACCCGGCTGTGGACCCCCACGGCGGTGTCTGCCAGACCCTTACCAACCACAAAGAGTGGAAGCCCACCACCCGTGCCCTCCAGG tgctgcaggacctgctgcagctgctggaccACCCGGACCCCCAGTGGGCACTGCGGCCGGAGCTGGCCCGGGAGCTGCGGGACCAGCCCCAGGTTTTCTATCGCAAGGCAGAAGAACACACCCACCGCCACGCTGAGCCTCGCCATGGGCCTCCCAGAACCCTCGAGGACATGACACCCCCCTCAGGAAACCCCTCAGGCACCTCGGGGGGGTCCCAGCACCCCACATCCTGCTCCTGA
- the UBE2L6 gene encoding ubiquitin/ISG15-conjugating enzyme E2 L6 isoform X1 translates to MAQRLAKELAECRRWEGVRDLRSVERNVLRWEGLLLPQNTPPYNMGAFRFELTFPPEYPLAPPRATLCTPIYHPAVDPHGGVCQTLTNHKEWKPTTRALQVLQDLLQLLDHPDPQWALRPELARELRDQPQVFYRKAEEHTHRHAEPRHGPPRTLEDMTPPSGNPSGTSGGSQHPTSCS, encoded by the exons ATGGCCCAGAGACTCGCTAAG GAGCTCGCCGAGTGTCGGCGCTGGGAAGGGGTCCGCGACCTGCGGTCGGTGGAGCGGAACGTGTTGCGCTGGGAGGGACTGCTGCTGCCC CAGAACACTCCCCCGTACAACATGGGTGCCTTCCGCTTCGAGCTGACCTTCCCCCCTGAGTACCCCCTGGCCCCCCCCCGTGCCACCCTTTGCACCCCCATCTACCACCCGGCTGTGGACCCCCACGGCGGTGTCTGCCAGACCCTTACCAACCACAAAGAGTGGAAGCCCACCACCCGTGCCCTCCAGG tgctgcaggacctgctgcagctgctggaccACCCGGACCCCCAGTGGGCACTGCGGCCGGAGCTGGCCCGGGAGCTGCGGGACCAGCCCCAGGTTTTCTATCGCAAGGCAGAAGAACACACCCACCGCCACGCTGAGCCTCGCCATGGGCCTCCCAGAACCCTCGAGGACATGACACCCCCCTCAGGAAACCCCTCAGGCACCTCGGGGGGGTCCCAGCACCCCACATCCTGCTCCTGA
- the SMTNL1 gene encoding smoothelin-like protein 1 codes for METLGDTSTPTPDTLTPKTPTLDTHSHPSVGPGNGAVGGDGGDSQGERDVGDTGGDPRRTGGTEGDAKAEGAEGAGSNARDTGGNTRGTGDAVGDTKAGTAEGAGGDTGDTGGDTRVTESGTKGTEDDTEDKGGDTRGTEGGTRGTEDSTRDAGCDTRGAGRDTKGTGGTGEARESPQEVAVPAAVDSTRAQQEPTWLQDEDEELWPEFPPCSPTGGAASPTSPMSPTSPMSATCPVSPTSPTSPVSPVALPASTTGGSGGSERAAPLGEVQGRALPGTVGLRPRQDGAGGRPRVSPRAQGRSAILEKFGGAAKGPAPHLKRAGGTATVKAMLLEWCRSRTRGYQNVDVQNFSGSWGSGLAFCALLHSFFPDAFDFATLDPLDRHHNFTLAFTIAEERAGCPPLLEVEDMVRLPVPDAKCVYTYLQELYRCLVGKGLVRTRQR; via the exons ATGGAGACCCTGGGAGAcaccagcacccccaccccagACACCCTCACCCCAAAAACCCCCACCCTGGACACCCACTCCCACCCCTCTGTGGGGCCAGGGAATGGGGCTGTGGGAGGCGATGGGGGTGACAGCCAGGGGGAAAGGGATGTGGGGGACACTGGGGGAGACCCGAGAAGGACAGGGGGCACGGAGGGGGATGCCAAGGcagagggggctgagggggctggaagcAATGCAAGGGACACAGGGGGTAACACCAGGGGCACAGGGGATGCAGTAGGTGACACCAAAGCAGGGAcagctgagggtgctgggggtgaCACAGGAGACACAGGGGGTGACACCAGGGTCACAGAGAGTGGCACCAAGGGCACAGAAGATGACACTGAGGATAAAGGGGGTGACACCAGGGGCACAGAGGGTGGCACCAGGGGCACAGAGGATAGCACAAGGGATGCAGGGTGTGACACCAGGGGTGCAGGGAGAGACACCAAGGGCACAGGGGGTACAGGGGAGGCGAGGGAGAGTCcacaggaggtggctgtgcccgCAGCGGTGGACAGCACCCGGGCCCAGCAG GAGCCCACCTGGCTGCAGGATGAGGATGAAGAGCTGTGGCCCGAGttccccccctgctcccctaCAGGGGGGGCCGCTAGCCCCACCTCCCCTAtgtcccccacctcccccaTGTCTGCCACGTGTCCTGTGTCCCCCACATCACCCACATCCCCGGTGTCCCCCGTGGCCCTGCCAG CCAGCACCACAGGTGGCTCGGGGGGCAGCGAGAG GGCTGCCCCCCTGGGGGAGGTGCAGGGCCGGGCACTCCCTGGGACTGTGGGGCTGAGGCCGaggcaggatggggctggggggcgGCCGCGGGTGAGTCCTCGGGCACAGGGGCGCAGCGCCATCCTGGAGAAGTTCGGAGG GGCAGCCAAGGGCCCGGCCCCACACCTGAAGCGTGCGGGGGGCACAGCCACAGTCAAGGCCATGCTGCTGGAGTGGTGCCGGTCCAGGACCCGTGGGTACCAG AACGTGGATGTACAGAACTTCTCGGGGAGCTGGGGCTCCGGCCTGGCCTTCTGTGCCCTCCTGCACAGCTTCTTCCCTGATGCCTTCGACTTTGCCACCCTGGACCCTCTCGACCGCCATCACAACTTCACCCTGGCCTTCACCATTGCTGA GGAGCGGGCGGGCTGTCCCCCGCTGCTGGAGGTGGAGGACATGGTACGGCTGCCGGTGCCGGACGCAAAGTGTGTCTACACGTACCTGCAGGAGCTGTACCGCTGCCTGGTGGGCAAGGGGCTGGTGCGGACCCGGCAGCGATGA
- the TIMM10 gene encoding mitochondrial import inner membrane translocase subunit Tim10, whose translation MDPLRAQQLAAELEVDMMADMYNRMTQACHRKCVPPHYKESELSKGESVCLDRCVAKYLEVHERMGKKLTELSLQDEELLKRMQQGTGTA comes from the exons ATGGACCCACTGCGGGCCCAGCAGCTGGCGGCGGAGCTGGAGGTTGACATGATGGCCGACATGTACAACCG GATGACGCAGGCGTGCCACCGCAAGTGCGTCCCCCCCCACTACAAGGAGTCAGAGCTATCGAAGGGGGAGAGCGTCTGCCTTGACCGCTGTGTGGCCAAGTACCTGGAGGTGCACGAACGGATGGGCAAGAAGCTGACAGAGCTGTCACTGCAGGACGAGGAGCTGCTTAAGCGCATGCAGCAGGGCACCGGCACTGCCTGA